The Huiozyma naganishii CBS 8797 chromosome 9, complete genome nucleotide sequence GTTTAGAAACTTCAACAATGCTGTGAGGCTGGGTGCTGGCGTGCTGGCGTGCTCAATCATTTTAGTAGGTGATATCTGACCAAGACCTTTAAATGCTGGAACCCGTGTGTGTTTATCTCCATGAAAAACTGATTGATTTtgcaaaactgttcaaatgAAACAATCTGTAAGATTTATCTCTAAATTAGTGTATCATGTAAAGCACCATGATATATAATGTGGAATAAAAAAGGACAAAACTCATTTTTTTCGAAACTATTTTAAGGAGGGTTGGCCGAGTGGTCTAAGGCGGCAGACTTAAGATCTGTTGGACTGTGTCCGCGCGAGTTCGAACCTCGCATCCttcagtattttttttaaactttttcttgtcaatTCAGTACTTTGAGTTATGAAGAATGGATGCTCTCCATGTGGACGGGAAGCATAGCCGTGAAGATTCTTAGGCCACTTTCGTTGACTTTATAGCATTTCGACACCGTGCAATCCGTTGTACAGTCCACGGTAGGGTACATTGGAGGAATAGAAAAACGAAGAGAGTCATGCTTGTACCGCCAGCTAATTTTGGAATTGCCGAAGAAGGGATTTATCGTTGTTCCAAGGTGGAAACCTTGAACTTGTCATTTATAGAGACTCTTAGCCTGAAATCGGTAGTGTACATTGGCGGTCAAGAACCTTcaaagttcttcaaagagtttttcaataGATCGTCCATTGAATGGAGCGTCATAAGGATAGCAGACATATCAACTGCTGGAGCCCCCATAAATAATGATAATAACCCAGGATCGAATGAGGCAGAGGATTTGCACGCCACacagaaagaggaaaagaagagcagCACGAACATTACTAAGTCAACGTCACTTGCTAAGTACCCAAATAGAAATCCTGACTCGGTTGCGAATGAAGGTAACAGGGCTAGTAGGAACGACGATTTGATTAATTTGAATAAGATGGGGGACTCAACGTATAGCTTGAACGACAGAAATGACCTGATGCTTATTAAGAGCTCGTGTTTGAAAAAGACCTTTCGCAAGTTATTAGATTGCCAAAATTATAACATCTTATTGATAGACAAAACTGCCCTGATTATTGGCATTCTTCGAAAGATACAAAAATGGAGCATATCATCTATTATAAACGAGTACAGGCTATACTCCGGGAAAAATCGCTCTTACTTTGCAGAAACTTTTTTAGACCTTATTGATATAGCCGTggaacaagatcaagaagatattCGGCAAGCCCTAGCGGGGAAAACTGTGAGGATAAATAACACTGAAAACTTAGCAGTTGATCCGATAGCAGAGGAAAGGCAAAGGAAATTATCTAATGTAATCGTTGTATCAGAGCACGACCTATCCGACCCTCCCCAGGTACCTCATCGTTTGTTAAAAATGGTGGAGGAAGCAGAAAAGAATGAACGACTGAATTTGACAAATGGTGATCTTGTCAGTAGTATATCCGCAGGAATGCAAAGAAGTACCTCAAATCTGGGCATATTTGGTCACCGATATAGATTGGCTTTCAACGGGAAAGAAAATGGCCGGTATAACTACTACAAAAGCCCGAATACAAAGGCAGATGCATTAACTTTACAAATACCGCGAGAGGCAAATCTACCTTCGTGGTTCACATATCAGAGAGATTTGTGGGAAAAGGAGAACGTTCCTAATGTTCACCATTTTTATAAAGAGCACATTTTTACATAATAGATCTGAGTTAATGTAGGCATTACTTGATGAAATGCGGCTAGCTGATCTGGATAACTGCCTCTTAGTTTAAAGGCTTAGTAAAGGTTTTTTACAGAATTTCCCTTAGTGGGGACAAATCTTGGATCAAATCGTGATCCATTTGAGTTTCGTTAGTGTTAGAATCCTCGTCAAAGTTGATACGAGAGTGGTCACCCAAAACCCTTGGCCGGAACGTCATCCCAGTAAGGAATATCAATGCAAACAGTGCACATAATCCTGCCACTATCAGAAACATTATACTCATTGACAAATTCCTTGTACCGAGTATACCCAAGGTTGTCAGTACAAATGTCTTACTACCACCAAAATATGAGATTGGATAATTCAGCCCAATGTCAAAAGTGTAGTTACCTGCCGGCAATGGAGAAGactcgttcttcaaagccaaTTTATAGAACTTAGGGAATGGAGCTGTTCTCATCCAAACCTGGAACTCTTCCCATCTATGGATGTTGGGAATGTCTTGATCCGTATAGCCATTTGGAAATCTTTTAGCCCAGTTTGGGGGAGGCGCTATTTGTGATGCATTATATTGTGTCCTCCTAAATCGCTTCCGATCTATTTTCCACGATATTCCTTTATTTGTTAAATGGTAGTTCGTACCATTGTCGTCAACCGATTCAAATCGATGGGCGAATGTGTCATTGAACATCGAATTTGCAATTAGCCCACATGGATATATAGCTTTATCTCCAGTCCCTCTCAACGGCTTACAACTTGTATCCAGTTGCTCCCAATCCAAAGGTTTACCCCTCAGTTGCTTCCTATCAAAGGACTGAACATAATTTCTGTGATTTTGATAGAAGTTCTTTAATCTATAGTAGACGTAGACATGTCTTTTTATTCTGTTTGGAATCTCAAATTTCAATTGACATACCTGATTGTCGTTCTCTTCGTCGTAATTTAGCCTCCATTGGGGGGAttttttccacttcttcTCAAAATGGTGCCTAACATACTTTTTGGGTATTTCTGTGAATTCGTTCGTAGCCACTTGATCACACTTACTGTAGTCAATGGACAAATCTTGAATACGGTTGCTCGAAGCAACTAGACCAATACCTATAGGAGTAAAGATGCAAGCAATCAGAATTAGGAACGGTAAAACACTTTGCGGTAGCAAAATTGGTTGCCATGACTTTAACCTTTGCTGTCTGAAAGCAGTGTTAGGCGGTTTTCGGGACACTGGCTCAGTCTCTTCCTCCAGTATTGGAGccttctttttccaaaaaatattgatCATTGAGAGTGTTAGTCAGCTTCAAGTGAGCCACAAAAGTGTTGATAAGCAGCGCACAATTGAAATATAAAGGAATTTAAGGCCCCTCAATCTCCCCACTACGCACTTCCGTCTCCGTTatcctctttcttttgttcttccCTCAACTTCATCGCAATCATTTGGAAAGTTcgaacttcttcttcgagaaaatgaagaaaaatagTTGGAAACCTCTTCGAATTTATAATCATTATAGGTATGTATATTTTACAACAAGGGTCATCAATATCTACTTTGTGATCAATAATTACAGAATAGCTGTAAACTGATAAGCTGCCTAGTGCGCGATGGTCGCGGCCGATGCCTCACCACTTCCCTCAACGTGCTTTCCGTCGGAGGAAGAGGCGCGTTGTTTAGTATGTTTTAACATCAATGTTAACATTTTTTCTATCTCCGGCACAGTCTTTATGAACTCCAGTTCCAGCAGATTCACTTCATCTTGATTTAGTAGCTGGGTGGTCAATATCGAGACACCCCATGGATGCGGTTTATTTACAATGATCCTCTCTAGTATGCATCTTAGGATGAGTTCTTGAACCTCAGCAATTTGGTCACCAAAATCTTTACTTGTGAACATGTTTAGTAAGACGTAGTTAAACCAGTAAGTGTGGATGTTAGGGTATCTTAACTGTTCCACCATCACCTCTATAACCTGGAACTTCAATTCAGCTGTTCCATCATGAATCATGTTGTACAGTAACGTGTAGTATGATGATTCGGGATTGAATACAGCGTTTGAGGAGGTCCTTTCATTCTCTAGACCAGCTTCAACCCCAACATGCAGGACAATGGCTCTTACAACTTTCGAATCAACACTTAAAAAGTCAAATCCGACACCATTTCTAACGTCATATTCAGAACGGAATACAGAACCTAGAATCGTCCTTAAAAGCGAGTTGGAAGGAATCCGTAAGTAGTTGTCGACTGGCTTCTTTAAAGTGGATAGATCATTAATTGGGTCATAAAATACAGAAGGGCATTCTTGACATGATTCCAGATTGCTCAATTGTAAGGTAGGGTTGTAGGGGTTTGGGAAGCACATTTTTGTCGGAATGGCAGACAGCACAACGTTTTTCAATTGGAAATACGAGCATGGAAGATTGTTCAATAGTTGATAATGATTTTCAATCAAGAATTCTGGGAAATCGTTGGAAATGCCGAGTATGATACGAAGTGTGCCCTTGTAGATGACGGATACTGCGTCTGTAACAGAATCCTTCTTT carries:
- the CDC50 gene encoding aminophospholipid translocase regulatory protein CDC50 (similar to Saccharomyces cerevisiae CDC50 (YCR094W) and YNR048W; ancestral locus Anc_6.374), which encodes MINIFWKKKAPILEEETEPVSRKPPNTAFRQQRLKSWQPILLPQSVLPFLILIACIFTPIGIGLVASSNRIQDLSIDYSKCDQVATNEFTEIPKKYVRHHFEKKWKKSPQWRLNYDEENDNQVCQLKFEIPNRIKRHVYVYYRLKNFYQNHRNYVQSFDRKQLRGKPLDWEQLDTSCKPLRGTGDKAIYPCGLIANSMFNDTFAHRFESVDDNGTNYHLTNKGISWKIDRKRFRRTQYNASQIAPPPNWAKRFPNGYTDQDIPNIHRWEEFQVWMRTAPFPKFYKLALKNESSPLPAGNYTFDIGLNYPISYFGGSKTFVLTTLGILGTRNLSMSIMFLIVAGLCALFALIFLTGMTFRPRVLGDHSRINFDEDSNTNETQMDHDLIQDLSPLREIL
- the OCA4 gene encoding Oca4p (similar to Saccharomyces cerevisiae YCR095C; ancestral locus Anc_6.377), which encodes MLVPPANFGIAEEGIYRCSKVETLNLSFIETLSLKSVVYIGGQEPSKFFKEFFNRSSIEWSVIRIADISTAGAPINNDNNPGSNEAEDLHATQKEEKKSSTNITKSTSLAKYPNRNPDSVANEGNRASRNDDLINLNKMGDSTYSLNDRNDLMLIKSSCLKKTFRKLLDCQNYNILLIDKTALIIGILRKIQKWSISSIINEYRLYSGKNRSYFAETFLDLIDIAVEQDQEDIRQALAGKTVRINNTENLAVDPIAEERQRKLSNVIVVSEHDLSDPPQVPHRLLKMVEEAEKNERLNLTNGDLVSSISAGMQRSTSNLGIFGHRYRLAFNGKENGRYNYYKSPNTKADALTLQIPREANLPSWFTYQRDLWEKENVPNVHHFYKEHIFT